The DNA segment gagttcggattttttttttaaataaagtgatctaaactcgaaatctagtcattattttcaaaagtttgtttacagataaacgaagcgatcatgtacaattgatattagtaagaaaaaagtacaaataaactccaaacgcagcaattatagccagatacttaggcaaagctgatttattttcactttttcaaaaaaaaaaattttgttttcttatgcgctttattttttttttcatattttttggggatagtacattagtagagctacctcccctatcagtttgattcacacattctgggacaccctgtatattataaataattaattttatcaaaatatttcaattcGAAATGTCAATTCacaggattataaaaaatatcatttaagtaataaaacatgttgaataaaaatatgcataattttataaagtttcagagtttaaaaactatttttttatcatgtAGAGCACATATTACTTTTGAAAATCTATGatatcatatttatttaatactcaATTAGCTCATGGAccaataaaaaactcataaatattattatttgatttacGACTTTTATATTGGGAGGAGTAAAATTAGTACCATAAAAATTGATGATATAATAACTATACTTCAAATAAATCAGATCCTATCGAGACAGtcataaatactttaaaaaactgAACGCGAACAAAAACACATATACCTAGTTAATAGTGATTGATTTTGCAATCAAAgtcataaaaattaatataaataactaaacatttcattaagtataatattaattaatgaagTATGGTATATGTTATGTAACAGAGTGATAAGTGTAGCATTATTGTCACCATTTACCTACTAAAAGTGATGGAAGTTATTTGCACATTAACTCAACTTTTTCAATAAGTGGATTAAACTATGAActatgtaggtaatattatgACAGGGTGATAAGTATggcaaatcatcatcatcatcatttcagccataggacgtccactgctgaacataggcctcccccaatgctttccatgttgatcgattggtagcggcctgcgtccaccGCTTCCGGTACGCGGGATCCATTCCAgaaacttgctgccccatcggcagtCAGTTttacgtactatgtgccctgcccattgctacttcagcttgctaatccgtcgagctatgtcggcgactttagttcgtttacggatctcctcatttctgattcgacgTATTGCAAATAGTCACTATTTACTAATAGTGAAATGGGAagacagttttaaataaaatgcaatCAACTTATTACCGAATTTGACAAAGGAATTAGCAAAATTCTTAATATGTTGAGCATccctaataaaacttttttatcacataaaaattcatattttacACAATTTTCAAATTTCTCCAACTTTTTATCCAATATTATTATTCCATTTATTTTATAGTCTAGgtctaaaacaaataatatcacCAACAAAACGCTACGTAAAACAAACAATCGAAATGATTGCACAtccaatgtacctacttatatacACTTATACATCCGTTTCCTTCACGAAAACCTTCAAGACTCATGCCGATATCATAAAGAATCGATAAACGGTCCGATTGAAAAAACTTTAATCGATTTTACGAATTAATTAACACGGCATGACCGATCCACCCGGAAGCTGGGGCATATGCGTAGATCTGATGCgcaaaaatgtatgtatgatGTATGAATGCATTtcgacaccttcaggttcaattgtcgtataaaccattttggccaaattgagttatatataccattttaatcagaatttttttctctatcgagctgtatattcgatatattgaaattcgctaaaaaatgtttatacgccccaaaaaactatagcctaaaagataaataaataccttataaacgatgtaaaaaccgaacgcttgtttttggtatttttgctaagatgtatcaaccatacattttttaagccaggatgtaaaactctctcgtaattgaaaatggtttttacgccCAAAGACATGGCCAGATATTTGGATCCAACgtcgtaagtccacgtattcaatatggtaattatctgttttatattcatattcatttatttattgcatcacatatgtatgtatggacagtaagtaagttattcttaattataaagttaaagaaagttgattgtttctacttttaaagataataactagataTGTAGGTATTAAGGTTGCTTTCCAGGTTCCAGTACATTCGTGAATTGATCTCGACTAAATGGGATGAATTCAAGACTTTTTaacaaagaaaacaagccatactgtgctcatgaaggctatttatacccttttgatatgctctgtaataatttattactttacaagtactattagggatgatgactaggtaatgaaatcgaaattctatttagtccgtcagacagataattagaaaatattagactcatatttttttccataatcaaaTAACTACagtgttatattgagttgaaatgtcgcgtgacgtcacttttgagtaaaaattctactcaagcgtgacgtatcgcgccatttcaactcgatgtagcactgttattatttaattatgaaagaaaataaaaaatatgagtctaatattttctaattatctgtctgacggacaaataattgaaattttgtcatctagccttttCTTTTAGCTATAATAAATTTGGGtttcttgtaaagatataaattccttagagaaattctcaaaaaattacaaatccttctcctgagcatactggggctcttctctttatgcaaaatttatcataaccaaacgaattcaatatgcgtcagcagagaaccaggaaagctgtcttaatgttttgctgtaattgtatttttttgttcaaaatttatggtgattatttttgtttaaaattattcgttttgccataattttcctgcaaaattgtaaaaaaaacaataaacttgttatttttcgtatgcaagcaaatgtattatttctacctcaaccaaatatagtttttacactgttaaatatctttgtgcaaattctctaaacaacaaaagcctggaaatagtaaacaatacattatttacatgtatacttttaataatacatttgaataaatcactttatcaatgggtatataaaccaaaaaaattacatctaatggtctttaagccataaatttcagtctcgtgtttactgaaaaatcaaatacgacgtaaagagttatttttaggtccaatataatgggtcgtataaaccaccgagtgccttttttaaggacgtaactccaagctaactttaaaactactgaagatgcccattttttaaatatctagactttttcatcgcaagaattgaaaaatgttttcttatggtcatttttttataacttctcaaataaaaaagttacgatttttttatttaaaaaaaaaacgttttttggctctcctgaaaagtagggttttggtttatacgacaattgaacctgaaggtatcgaTTTGTTAAACGCCCCCGGTGTCTGACACGACCTTTAGGTCATTAAGGAcaattaattttgtgtctggTGCACTAATAGTTGTCATGATGATTGAGCGGGCAGTGCGAATCTGAGATGAGTCATTCAGACTTGAAGCAACTTAATATTAGCTTGAGTGTAGGCTACATCGATTTGTAAACGCACACACATAATTTTAtgagcttttaaaaaatcgattATTTTAGAGATTTATTGAAAATTAGGATTATAACATCATCCGGGTGTGATCATAATTAACTAAAGTTACTTGAAAGGTATTAATGTCGAATTTTACAGACATGTATCTGAAAACTTACACGTTTCAGTACTCGAATGAAGTGTAGTATCCTTTAATGGGGTCTGTAAAATGTGACTGATAAAAATGGCAGCTACTCTATGGATAAACAGTGCTGCCAATCGGTAAAGTATAACTACTACTAAAGTAAGGAAAAATACAATCTTTGACTGGTTTAGAATAAAGGACCCGTCCATGTCTCCCAACTGCCCATCCCTCCTCTACTTAAGTATTTTTAGCGAATGACTCTCACAAAAAATACATCGATGACTTTTCTGTTATTGTTGTGTTTGTCActcctaaggcccagaacagacggtgaaacgcaactgcaacgaaactgcaactttctgatgattctgatggagagaaactgaaactgaaagttttaaactggtcgcgtcatgtgtggtctctctaAGAATCAATCATAGGAACTCCGTGTCAAGACAGTCATCCTGTCCaatgattattgaaataattcaAACACATCGCAAACTTCATGTGACCGCTTCTATTTTTAGTTCTGCTCATTATTATTAACAGAGATAACATAGTTAATATGGAAATTCAACACCTCAGactttcgttgcaaaatagcttCTCTTCCAACTACATAAGGTTCTAGATGTGCTGCCGTCTGTATTCACTCGGGTGCATTCTCACTGCACTGATTGCATCTATGCAAAGGCATTGCAGCGACCCCTCGTGGACATTTTGAAAGATCTCGTTTGTTCGCGCGGGAAATAGGTGAATTGTCGTTACATTCTCATTGTGGTGCTTTAGTTAAGATAAAATGATAAATTGACACCTGATTGTGGTATAATTGTCTTTATTTTATCAGTTGTTTTGTTACTTGATTTCTAGCTACGCTCGTGAAAGAATGTTGTAAAACTATGTTCGTTTTTGCTACTTGatagaatttattaatttttatcttCCTGAAAGAATGTTTAAGTTCTTTCTGTTGAAAGTTCTTTAGACGTGTGGATCCGGAAGAGTAGGACTTCAACACTTATCCTGTGAATGGCGTAAGAGACGACTAAGAGAGAAAtatgcgaaatgatgatgatgatgcttgaTGCCTCAATCCGTCTAGCTAGTGTGGGAAGAATACGCCAAATCGTCCATtttcctctggtaaattggagtTGGTCGTATTCCTGCGTTCCTGAAACCCACGATAGTCATCTAGCTGTTAAAATTAGCTATCTGAGAATTATAAATTGGTGAAGCGGGTCCGAAAAATTGATGACTCCATCTTTGCAATTATTAATGGGCTACATGTTGCTAAGTGAAATCAAAACAGACATTATACCTTTTTTGTATGTCTTCACGAAGTCCAACTTGTTTCATCAGTTTTTTGCTAATTTTTGAAAGTCAATCAGCATACAGTCTGGCAGgtcagactctacatttttattggaaaatagCTACTATTTACTACTAGATTAAatgccacagtgttaagcttgatatGCCACTTGTATAAACTGACTCATTCTAAATACGAGCTTCTGCTGATGACTTCAACTTGAAGTTTTAAATCTATCATTAAATCATTAAGTTACTATGATAGATGAAAAACCGTTGTCCCGTGTTCAAAATTCCATGAcaaccaaaagacgtccactgttgggcAAAGGCCAAATGTAGGTATAGGCACTAATCCCACCTCTTGTTCTACCTACTGAattcctgtgtagtcaggatctacattctacagcttgaccgctaataaaaaccctaccaatgaaagtcaagtttgtccaggGGGAAATTTAACTGTCATTAGATCCGCAACGAAGATAATCAGAAGAACCTATAGGGATTTCGAAGTTATGGATAAACTTTGTAAGATGTGTGTATAGTGTGATGAGCATCACATTACTACTAtactattataatttatagcgCTACTATACTATTTAACTATACTATATACTATACTTGTAAACTATTATactcaaagaaaaaaattacttattcgacaaattattaaaaaaataaatagtacATACCCGACAAACTTAATGAACTTTTGaattaagaataataaaaatatattacaatTTTTCTGATTATACGTCAATCATCAATCATCAAAGTAATCAATCATTATAGGCTCACAAAGGGTTTAATTGACTTCTATTTACGGATCGAAATGATCCATATTCGAGTCTAAATTTAGAAGCGACTAAAATGGTCGCTGAAATCGTCTACGTTTATgtttaaagctttttaattaaactaaatcCTTAAAgacctaattatttttaattaaacgcTGCATCTTAATGAAACCGTGTCTTTATAATATAACTTCTATAATAATCTGACTCATTAAAGTTCGTATGGACATCCGTAACAATTAAATGTTTGCacgatattaattaatttcttaaaacAAATCAATGTTGTACACTGCTTAATCCATATACAAAATGCAAATGTTTGTCTGAATATTATGTTTTCACACATGACTTACTGAAACATTTTAGTGTTGTCAAGTTTTGGAGAAAGAGAGTTTTAGAGATCGGACCTTGGAATaagttgtaaaatatttagggtGGAAAATGAACCTTAAAAGGGACTGAAGTTTTAAAAGGGGATGAAAGTTTGTGTgcaaaaacttttatttttcaagttaaaCATCTGAAGATTAATTTCCATAAGCTTTCAGGAGCTTTAATTACATAAAGCGCGGTTCAGATTTTCCGCTTCCGAGAGAGTTTTCCCGCGCAAAGCTGCCAGCAGTTTGTAACGTTATAAGGCTTAAACCACTGAAGATttcaacaaattaaaaatatacaaggACTAGAAACACAGACAGACAAACGAATGGCCAGAGAACTCCATTAGCCAAATGCACTAAATCATGAATGCACCTAATCATCCAGACAATACGAGTCTAGCTTTCGTTGCAAGTTCAATTTGTTTGATCCATTATTAATTACAAACCTTGGGTTGTTCATTGCTCTTCTTTGACAGTCGAGGTCAATCCACGTTCGGTAGCTAAAAAACTATGGCTAAATAATTAACTGGCCATGCATATCTTTAAAATTCTCGTTTATTATATTCCATAAAGCATTACGTCATAATATGCGTGAGCTGTACAGGATTAGGATCGTCTCAGATAGTATATAATGGGTCAAATCGAGTCGGATCATCACAGTTTGTGGTGAGCTTCACATTTGGTAGTTTCAAGTTGCAGTCCGAGCCTATTATTCAACATGAAACTGGTAATGTGATTTGGAACTTGGGGGTTGGACATTGAGTTCGGTTTTGTGTTTTTGGTCTAGAATTCGCGGATGATCTAGACCTTGATTTGAAAATTTTCCAATTTTGACGTTGATTAATTTTTCAGTGGTTGATTTTGATcgtaattacatttttaaacgtttttgtttaaattaacaaattttCCAGTCGATATGTCAGGATTCAATAAGAtgttcaaaaaaaaattattctaaAAAGTATTGTTAAAAATATCAGCCATTTTTTCCAATGTTTCTAGTGTTTTAGAAGTGACTTTGTCAAACAAATGAAACAGGTGTATTTTCCCAACTTTACTTTTCTCCAAAACTTTAATTTTGAATCTTCTTTTATCCAGTTCATCATTGCCGGTCTTATTGCCGTGAGCGCCGCCGCTCGCTTGGAGCACCTTGAGCGTGGCTACCTTCCCCCTGACCAGGCTGGAAGCCAGGGTTTCGGGGCCAGAGGTAGCTCAGGCTTTGGATCTAGTGGCTCCAGCGGTTTCGGTGGAAGCGGATCAAGTGGATTCGGTGGCAGTGGATCTAACGGTTTGTCCTTAATCTGGAGTTAAGCTTCAATTAAGTTTTGATTGAAATACGTCTAGAATATTAGATTCTTCGAGACTAATAgattgcttattattattattgatagtGATGATACGTGgtttaatgttgatttagttaATAGCTTTGTCAGAAATGTTTGAGCCTTATTTAGAAACTCCTTGCGCATTTTTTGTGGAATAACActgataataattatattatctcTACAATGTTCAATTTTCATAGGCTTTGGTGCTAGTGGCTCAAACGGTTTCGGCTCGGCCTCTGCCAAATCTGGCTTCCACTCTGGCGCGTCTGGTGCCTTCGGCGCTGCCACCATCAACCAGTACCTGCCCcctgaccacgaccactcttcAGGATCTGGTTCTTTCGGTGGATTTGGCTCTCAGTCCCAGGGTAAGTTCCACTTtgtgtctttattcagaaaaaagggataaaataaaccTTAAAAGGGGAGAAACAGAGCATACAATATCTTAAACGGCGTTGTTCAATAATGAACATTTTATTTGGTCAGCAAAGCAactattgaaaaatataaattatcaaGTTTAGCATCAAACTGTAGTGACGTGCTTATCATAAAATTACCCCAAATTGAGCTCAAACTTGTGACCTCTAACTTCCAAGTCCATGTCGCACATCACCCGATTATCTTATCAAATTTGGCAAATTACATGTTATCCAAACTGTAACGTCGCCGAGGTTGTCAAATTAGGCTTGTCAACATGATGTTTTGACAAGTGTAATTGGAGGTAATCTGTGTCATGGTCCCAAACAATGCTCAAGATCTTATCATCATAATGAAATATAATAGGAGAAGGCTCCTTCTACGCCACCATTCACCATTTTAGTGTGTTTAAATCGGTCATATTATAGATGTTCCTAAAGAGCACTTTAGTATTTTTCAATCG comes from the Ostrinia nubilalis chromosome 17, ilOstNubi1.1, whole genome shotgun sequence genome and includes:
- the LOC135079626 gene encoding keratin, type I cytoskeletal 9-like, whose translation is MKLFIIAGLIAVSAAARLEHLERGYLPPDQAGSQGFGARGSSGFGSSGSSGFGGSGSSGFGGSGSNGFGASGSNGFGSASAKSGFHSGASGAFGAATINQYLPPDHDHSSGSGSFGGFGSQSQAGSGFASQRSQPNQQYGAPKFGSAANGFGQQSGAFGQHSGSSFGQQSGSGFGQQSGSFGQQSGGFGQQSGGFGQQSGASLGAAGRQYLAPKTGSSGSSGSSFQNIPQQAFDEQTGYHY